A genomic stretch from Croceibacterium aestuarii includes:
- a CDS encoding pyridoxine 5'-phosphate synthase, producing the protein MSREDKLRLGVNIDHVATIRNARGGDHPDPVRAAEIVAACGGDGITAHLREDRRHIRDGDLQRIQEATGLPLNLEMAATEEMLAIALAHKPHAACIVPEKREEVTTEGGLDAAGQHNRLQPIVSRLTDAGIRVSLFIEASERQVEAALRLGAPVVEFHTGEYAHAEGEDRAVQLKRVADMAALAAKNGIEPHAGHGLTYDNVQPIAAIPQLRELNIGHYLIGEAIFTGLENAVLRMRALMDMAR; encoded by the coding sequence TTGAGCCGCGAGGACAAACTCCGCCTCGGCGTCAACATCGATCACGTCGCCACGATCAGGAACGCGCGCGGCGGGGACCACCCGGACCCGGTGCGTGCCGCCGAAATCGTCGCGGCCTGCGGCGGCGACGGCATCACGGCGCACTTGCGCGAGGACCGGCGGCACATCCGCGACGGGGACTTGCAACGCATCCAGGAGGCGACAGGCCTGCCGCTCAACCTCGAGATGGCGGCCACCGAGGAAATGCTCGCCATCGCCCTCGCCCACAAGCCGCACGCCGCCTGCATCGTGCCGGAAAAGCGCGAGGAGGTGACGACCGAGGGCGGGCTCGATGCCGCCGGGCAGCACAACCGGCTGCAGCCGATCGTCAGCCGCCTGACCGACGCCGGCATCCGCGTCAGCCTGTTCATCGAAGCCAGTGAACGCCAGGTCGAGGCCGCCTTGCGGCTCGGCGCCCCGGTGGTCGAATTCCACACCGGCGAATACGCCCACGCCGAAGGGGAGGACCGCGCCGTGCAATTGAAGCGAGTCGCCGACATGGCCGCGCTCGCCGCCAAGAACGGCATCGAGCCGCACGCCGGCCACGGCCTGACTTACGACAACGTCCAGCCGATCGCCGCGATACCCCAGCTGCGCGAGCTCAACATCGGCCATTACCTGATCGGCGAGGCGATCTTCACCGGGCTGGAGAACGCCGTTCTACGCATGCGCGCGCTGATGGATATGGCGCGGTGA
- the acpS gene encoding holo-ACP synthase, with translation MIIGLGSDITNMERIAASLERWGDKFTARCFTDIERAKAARRPFTAVGTYAKRWAAKEAYAKAIGTGFKRGVFHKDIGVVNMPSGAPTLALTGGAAERLAELIPDGHEALVHLTLTDDHPWAQAYVIIEARPL, from the coding sequence ATGATCATCGGCCTCGGCTCCGACATCACCAACATGGAGCGCATCGCCGCTTCGCTCGAGCGCTGGGGCGACAAGTTTACCGCGCGTTGCTTCACCGATATCGAGCGCGCCAAGGCGGCGCGGCGGCCGTTCACTGCGGTCGGCACCTACGCCAAGCGCTGGGCCGCCAAGGAGGCCTATGCCAAGGCCATCGGCACAGGATTCAAGCGCGGGGTGTTCCACAAGGACATCGGCGTGGTGAACATGCCGAGCGGTGCGCCGACGCTGGCTTTGACCGGCGGCGCCGCCGAGCGGCTTGCGGAATTGATACCGGACGGCCATGAGGCGCTCGTTCACCTCACCCTCACCGACGATCACCCATGGGCGCAGGCCTACGTTATCATCGAGGCCCGTCCGTTATGA
- the lepB gene encoding signal peptidase I, giving the protein MSSRPADPAMTDTEETSDAAEAKKPKEKVNWLHEIRGLALMLLAVLAFHTFIAKPFYIPSGSMMPNLLVGDRLVVSKYPYGWSWVSVSFHLLPRSDWRIKPATPEYGDIVIVVPPDKTEDYIKRVIGRPGDTIALVNGQVILNGRAVPREQEPPVQLAADQQICDGSPCLGEFMRYRHRLPSGKVVYEPPTYRETLPNGASYLVIDEDDYGMADNFGPVEVPEGHVFLMGDNRDHSADSRFEAGMQEGLGGPVPLADIGGRAEFITFSLDGSTTLNPLTWWKSLRPDRAWTSLRPQLRKKPASDE; this is encoded by the coding sequence ATGAGTTCCCGCCCAGCCGATCCCGCGATGACCGATACCGAAGAGACGAGCGACGCCGCCGAGGCGAAGAAGCCGAAGGAGAAGGTCAACTGGCTGCACGAGATTCGCGGTCTGGCGCTGATGCTGCTGGCGGTGCTGGCGTTCCACACCTTCATCGCCAAGCCGTTCTACATCCCCTCCGGCTCGATGATGCCCAACCTGCTGGTCGGGGACCGGCTGGTGGTCAGCAAGTATCCCTACGGCTGGTCGTGGGTCTCGGTCAGCTTCCACTTGCTGCCGCGCAGCGACTGGCGGATCAAGCCGGCGACCCCCGAATACGGCGACATCGTCATCGTCGTCCCGCCGGACAAGACCGAGGACTACATCAAGCGCGTGATCGGCCGGCCTGGCGATACCATCGCCCTCGTCAATGGCCAGGTCATTCTCAACGGCCGCGCAGTCCCGCGCGAGCAGGAGCCGCCGGTGCAGCTCGCGGCGGACCAGCAGATCTGCGACGGCAGTCCCTGCCTCGGCGAGTTCATGCGCTATCGCCATCGCCTGCCGAGCGGCAAGGTGGTCTACGAACCGCCGACCTACCGCGAAACGCTGCCCAACGGGGCCAGCTACCTGGTCATCGACGAGGACGATTACGGCATGGCCGACAATTTCGGCCCGGTCGAAGTGCCCGAAGGCCATGTCTTCCTGATGGGCGACAACCGCGACCATTCGGCCGACAGCCGCTTCGAGGCCGGAATGCAGGAGGGCCTCGGCGGCCCGGTGCCGCTGGCCGACATTGGCGGGCGCGCCGAATTCATCACCTTCTCGCTCGACGGCAGCACGACGCTCAACCCGCTGACCTGGTGGAAGA